From one Parambassis ranga chromosome 5, fParRan2.1, whole genome shotgun sequence genomic stretch:
- the LOC114436579 gene encoding uncharacterized protein LOC114436579 isoform X3, translating into MEETWPLWLLLLSSLLCCSSNQAADYTSDYTSDHTSRYAGLKVSPSSSQLFKGDSVSLSCEEDDSSAGWTLRRKTTRGQVSQCEDWGQPAGSSCEMGYVLPWDSGVYCVSLCGGGAVILQSPVLPVMEGDPVTLTCTTRTPASTLPAAFYKDGSLLSTQPAGHMTILHVSSSDEGLYSCDISGHGESPPSWISVTGRPSTTTTTTTTTTTTTPSAPPPVSLQLVFRVVLHLVVFCPYLVSTVLMVSLYGHRGKDLPVSMETAPPTLTEQGLDDEYDDVISAVTTEHQF; encoded by the exons ATGGAGGAAACATGGCcgctgtggctgctct tgctgagctccctgctgtgctgcagctccaaCCAAGCAGCAGACTACACCTCAGACTACACCTCAGACCACACCTCAAGATACG CAGGTCTGAAGGTGAGtcccagcagctctcagctgtttaAAGGagactctgtgtctctgagctgtgaggaggacgacAGCTCTGCTGGATGGACTCTGAGGAGAAAGACCACCAGAGGACAGGTGTCTCAGTGTGAAGACTGGGGACAACCAGCTGGTTCTTCCTGTGAGATGGGCTACGTCCTCCCCTGGGACAGTGgagtgtactg tgtgtctctgtgtggaggtggagcagtgatcctgcagagtcctgtcctccctgtgatgGAGGGAGACCCCGTCACTCTGACCTGTACAACAAGGAcccctgcctccaccctcccaGCTGCTTTCTATAAAGATGGCTCCCTCCTCAGCACTCAgcctgcaggtcacatgaccatcctccatgtttccagctctgatgaaggcctctacagctgtgacatcagcgGTCATGGAGagtctccacccagctggatctctgtcacag GGAGACCTTCAACcacaactacaacaacaacaacaacaacaacaaccactccCTCAGCTCCGCCCCCTGTCTCCCTCCAGCTGGTGTTCAGAGTGGTCCTCCACCTGGTGGTGTTCTGTCCGTACCTCGTCTCCACTGTCCTCATGGTGTCTCTGTATGGACACAGAG gaaaagACCTGCCCGTCTCCATGGAGACAGCCCCGCCCACCCTCACTGAGCAGGGATTGGATGATGAGTATGATGACGTCATCTCAGCTGTCACCACGGAGCATCAGTTCTGA
- the LOC114436579 gene encoding Fc receptor-like B isoform X2 yields MEETWPLWLLLLSSLLCCSSNQAADYTSDYTSDHTSRYGLKVSPSSSQLFKGDSVSLSCEEDDSSAGWTLRRKTTRGQVSQCEDWGQPAGSSCEMGYVLPWDSGVYWCESRQGQTSSSINLTVSGGAVILQSPVLPVMEGDPVTLTCTTRTPASTLPAAFYKDGSLLSTQPAGHMTILHVSSSDEGLYSCDISGHGESPPSWISVTGRPSTTTTTTTTTTTTTPSAPPPVSLQLVFRVVLHLVVFCPYLVSTVLMVSLYGHRGKDLPVSMETAPPTLTEQGLDDEYDDVISAVTTEHQF; encoded by the exons ATGGAGGAAACATGGCcgctgtggctgctct tgctgagctccctgctgtgctgcagctccaaCCAAGCAGCAGACTACACCTCAGACTACACCTCAGACCACACCTCAAGATACG GTCTGAAGGTGAGtcccagcagctctcagctgtttaAAGGagactctgtgtctctgagctgtgaggaggacgacAGCTCTGCTGGATGGACTCTGAGGAGAAAGACCACCAGAGGACAGGTGTCTCAGTGTGAAGACTGGGGACAACCAGCTGGTTCTTCCTGTGAGATGGGCTACGTCCTCCCCTGGGACAGTGgagtgtactggtgtgagtccagacagggacagaccagcagcagcatcaacctgACTGTCTCTG gtggagcagtgatcctgcagagtcctgtcctccctgtgatgGAGGGAGACCCCGTCACTCTGACCTGTACAACAAGGAcccctgcctccaccctcccaGCTGCTTTCTATAAAGATGGCTCCCTCCTCAGCACTCAgcctgcaggtcacatgaccatcctccatgtttccagctctgatgaaggcctctacagctgtgacatcagcgGTCATGGAGagtctccacccagctggatctctgtcacag GGAGACCTTCAACcacaactacaacaacaacaacaacaacaacaaccactccCTCAGCTCCGCCCCCTGTCTCCCTCCAGCTGGTGTTCAGAGTGGTCCTCCACCTGGTGGTGTTCTGTCCGTACCTCGTCTCCACTGTCCTCATGGTGTCTCTGTATGGACACAGAG gaaaagACCTGCCCGTCTCCATGGAGACAGCCCCGCCCACCCTCACTGAGCAGGGATTGGATGATGAGTATGATGACGTCATCTCAGCTGTCACCACGGAGCATCAGTTCTGA
- the LOC114436579 gene encoding Fc receptor-like B isoform X1, with amino-acid sequence MEETWPLWLLLLSSLLCCSSNQAADYTSDYTSDHTSRYAGLKVSPSSSQLFKGDSVSLSCEEDDSSAGWTLRRKTTRGQVSQCEDWGQPAGSSCEMGYVLPWDSGVYWCESRQGQTSSSINLTVSGGAVILQSPVLPVMEGDPVTLTCTTRTPASTLPAAFYKDGSLLSTQPAGHMTILHVSSSDEGLYSCDISGHGESPPSWISVTGRPSTTTTTTTTTTTTTPSAPPPVSLQLVFRVVLHLVVFCPYLVSTVLMVSLYGHRGKDLPVSMETAPPTLTEQGLDDEYDDVISAVTTEHQF; translated from the exons ATGGAGGAAACATGGCcgctgtggctgctct tgctgagctccctgctgtgctgcagctccaaCCAAGCAGCAGACTACACCTCAGACTACACCTCAGACCACACCTCAAGATACG CAGGTCTGAAGGTGAGtcccagcagctctcagctgtttaAAGGagactctgtgtctctgagctgtgaggaggacgacAGCTCTGCTGGATGGACTCTGAGGAGAAAGACCACCAGAGGACAGGTGTCTCAGTGTGAAGACTGGGGACAACCAGCTGGTTCTTCCTGTGAGATGGGCTACGTCCTCCCCTGGGACAGTGgagtgtactggtgtgagtccagacagggacagaccagcagcagcatcaacctgACTGTCTCTG gtggagcagtgatcctgcagagtcctgtcctccctgtgatgGAGGGAGACCCCGTCACTCTGACCTGTACAACAAGGAcccctgcctccaccctcccaGCTGCTTTCTATAAAGATGGCTCCCTCCTCAGCACTCAgcctgcaggtcacatgaccatcctccatgtttccagctctgatgaaggcctctacagctgtgacatcagcgGTCATGGAGagtctccacccagctggatctctgtcacag GGAGACCTTCAACcacaactacaacaacaacaacaacaacaacaaccactccCTCAGCTCCGCCCCCTGTCTCCCTCCAGCTGGTGTTCAGAGTGGTCCTCCACCTGGTGGTGTTCTGTCCGTACCTCGTCTCCACTGTCCTCATGGTGTCTCTGTATGGACACAGAG gaaaagACCTGCCCGTCTCCATGGAGACAGCCCCGCCCACCCTCACTGAGCAGGGATTGGATGATGAGTATGATGACGTCATCTCAGCTGTCACCACGGAGCATCAGTTCTGA